CTGACCATCCAATTGGTATTTTAATATCCTATTATGAAACTTTTTGTTGAGTTGGGAAATTGCAAGAATGGTAAACGCTCATAATCTCTATGCTCCAATAAAACATATATCATCAATTAAATTATGGTATTACATAAAAAAATGTATTTCGTAAATGATTTCATGTAACTTTTCTAGTttgtaaatatttttatatataGTTGTTACTACgtatttcataaataaaaaattattattattattgatattTTGTTTTATACCAAACAAATGATTTAAcgtaatttgttttttttttcttgaaattttTCTTGCGTAAATgatttaaaatgaaaaatgaatatgaagatttttttctcattttttagcAAAAATACTCATGTATGTTAATAGAAGAAGAATACGAGACATCTCTCTTGTTCCTTCTTTGAATGCAAACCATACAAAAGCTTATATACTCCGtccatatttaattaaaatatacactTCCTATAATTatccgtatttaattaaaagatacactttatatttttggtatgtcatggtccCCACTTTCAATTATATAATATTCTTCTCCCTCTTGTATGTAGTCTCAACACTTACTCACGTCCCCTTTTACTACAATAAAAAAATTTACTCACTATCAATTTctttacaataaataataactcaatacccactttcatcttattttaataaatttaactgAGTTATATCAAAGATACAACCGGTAGTTATGACCCATTGCAATATCCTCTATTATTTCCATATGGTTCTTACAGTTGATATTTAAACAAAAAGTTAACATGGCAAATTTTTTATTCATACACGTTTCAAGTGCATATCTCTTATAACTCTTTTTGTGCAtcttaatccttaaaactttaTATTCATACCTTTCTgtccaaaaaaattattttgtgatATAGACGCGACAACATCTTAATTCTCTAATCTTAAGAGGCGGTCGTCTACTCCAACAATTTGTTGTCGATAATTGTGTCAAAATGCAAGCATCTAATTTGAGGTGGATTGCACTCAACAAAGATTAGATACGTGCTTATTTATACATGGGTTTAGAGGATTCTTTAAATGTTGTAGAGCATAACACATGTTCATTTTGATTTAATTAAATCGACTGTATTACACTCACTATTGCATAAATTTTTTCTTACATGCAATAAATTTTGTATTCTTAATGTCCATTTGTAAAAAATGTTTGACGACTGACCATACCACCATATTCATTTGTAGGAAGTCCAAGAGATATGCACCATAGGTATCAAGATGCCATGGCATCGGTTCATAAGTTTGGAAAGGCCGATATGTTTCTTACAATGACATGCAATCTGTCTTGGCCAGAGATACAATAAGAATTATTTCCCAGTCAAGTTCCAAATGATTGTCCAGACCTGTTGGCAAGGGTTTTCCATGCCAGATTTGAAGAGTTAAAAAAGGATGTTCTAGAAAGGGGCACCCTCGGAATGGTTGTTGCGTATGTATATGTGATTGAATTCAAAAGAAGGGTATTCCACATGTTCATATGTTATTGATTCTAGATCAAAATGATAAGTTAACCACTCTGGACGACTTTGACGAGATTGTGAGAGTAGTAATTCCTATGAACAACAAGAACCAAAATTGTACAAGTGAGTTCTTAAACATGTGATTCATGACCCATGTGGTGTTCTCAACTGCAAATCCTCATGCATAAAATAAGGGAGTTGTAAGAAAGGATTCCCTAAGGAATTCTCCCATGATACAAAGCAAGGTAATGACTCATATCCTCTTTACCTTCTCCCAAGAGATTGGCCACCAGTACTATTACGTCAGAATTCATGAATAAATGTAGATAACCAGTGGGTAGTTCCATATAATTCATTTTTGATCCTAAAGTATGATTGCCACATCAATATTGAGATGTGTAGCATCATTAAGTGTGTCAAATATCTGAATAAGTACATTCATAAGGGTTCAGATAGAGTTTCCCTGGAAGTTCATAACGGAGATGAGATTGCACAATATGTCGGTGCACGGTAGATCCGTGCACCTGAAGCTATGTGGAAACTTTAGATATTTCCCATGACTAGAATGTGTCATTCTATAAACCGTTTGCAAATTCATTTTCTAAACATGCATCAAGTGAGGTTCGAAGGGAACCAACCAATCTCAAGCGTGTTAGCGAACCTAGAAAACTCCAAGACGATGCTTTAATGAATTTTAATGGTGCTTTATGATTAGGGTTTTGATTAAAGtatatgattaattaattagaatgattaaacgaatatttttattttaattttcagattatattagAAGCATTAAGgcttcaatttttaaagttttaatgcatgaaataattaaattttcatGCTAAGATTTTAAGGaataaattaggttaattaaatACTTTAATTACTAATAATTTCATATTAATTAAAGTGATTTAAGATTAATATCATATGTTGCTTGAAATTTATTAAAGTGGGTGATTAATTGagctttattattttgttttagaagGAGACTTTTAAGAGTTAAGTGAATCACAATGTGACTTATTTAATTAAGTACACAACGTATGTATAAGTCTAGGGTTAAATATTAATGAATGTGTATACATgttaagtttgaatttgatGTGTTATTCATGTTACTTGGATGTTGTTCATGTTTGATGTAAATCAAACATGTTTAGTAAGGTGTTTATATTTGTTGGTTTTAATAAGCAAGCATGTTATCCACATACGTTTATGTATGTATTATTTATATGCATGCAAGGAAGGATTGATTTATGTCTTGTACTTTTATGGCAAGTGTCACGGTCCGAGTGTTTTGAGGGAGACTTTGTTGAGTTTGTGAAAGCTTAAAAACGCGTGACAACaaaatatctataaaggctaaGAACAATGCAAGTGATTAAGCAAAGGCAAATTCTGATGCGAGGTATTGGTCCATACTTGTcgtagaggtttattttgaattagctaagaACTGCAGTGAAAAATGGATTGACATAAACATAATAATTTtatctaaagcctagaaaactattagaaagcTCATAGAAATCAATatgtaataaaaataaaagtaaaggaATGTTGGATTCTAACATTCTCCCCTACTTAACTTATCGACGCCCTCATCGACTTACAAGAGTTAcaatagattaaaaaaaaaaactcttatcCTAAATTCTGAAGTCTCTTTCGCGCCGTTGGTTTATGGCGGTTGCTGGAGTCTTATTGAATCTTGTTGTGTCTTGGTTGGTTAGTGAGTTTCTGTGGGAGTCTTGATGAGTGTTTCTTTCTACAGTTGGTTCTTCTTGTGAATCCAAGTCTTCCTTGTTTCTGGTTTCTTGCTCGGAGTTGTTGGGCTTGAGCTTGTATCTTGTTTCTTGTGTTTGTTGCCAGGGGGTTTCTGAGGTGTCGCCTTTCTGATTGGCTCCATCACTCTCTTTGTTGAGTAGTTGGTGTGAGGTTTCTTCTTGGATGTTGTCTTCTTCTAAGGCTCCATCACTCGCATTGCCGAAAGGTATCGAcccttctctttttctttctgtGGGAGTACCTGTACTTCGAATCAGACAAGTTTGTCCACCTGCTACTAGAAAAGAATTCAAGTGAGGCATTACAACTTCTTTGTTGGTGCGGAGGAACTCCAATCCAAGCACAAGGTTGAAGTCGTTCATGTTGATGACATTTAAGTTCATTCCTTCCCATTCTTCCAACTTTAATTGTTTCCACTTGCTTTTCCAGACCGAGAAACGGCTTGGCTTTATAGTTGACGGATTTCATGCTACCGCCTCCTTCCTTGAGTAGCAACACCAATCTTCGGGCTTATGTTTCGGTCACAAAGTTGTGAGAGGCTCCAGTCGACCATGGCTCGAGCCTTCCTCCCATTCACCAAGAGGTCCACATACATCATTTTCCCGGAGCCCTCTCTTGTCTTCGGGACCTCTTTCCCCATTGCATATTTCATGTATATGGAATTCATTCTGCGGGGCTCATCGTCCTCACTGCATGCTTCTTCTTCTGTCTCTTTTGGGGTTTCCACTACAGACATGGCCGAAAACTTCCTCTGTAAATTGTCGATCTCCCCTTTATGCTTTCACTCCCACCATTTGTGTGGGCCTCGAAATAAAAAACAGTTAAGTCTACTACTGTTTCATGAGGGCATGCTGATATTGGATTCCTTTGTGGATATGAAAGGTGATGACCAGAATTTTAGCGAGTTTCCTCCCCCGTTTGAATGCCTCGACTGAGTTGGACGACACCCTTGAGTCATTTCACGCACTCTTGGGCGAGCTTGGCGTCGGGCCCTCCAAACTTGTAGGCGTCCCCCTTGGTTCTTCTTCCGAGCGATGGCCTGCAACACCCCGcattttttaaaaacattttattaatactaattattattatttgcttAAAAACGTCCTAATTCAACTTTTatgcatttatttatttatttatttccaaaacgTATTACTAGTAGTATTATTTGCGACTTacgtttataaatttaatattttgatgctcattaagaaaataattttcgaaatgtAATTGTATAATGTATGATTAATCTAATTCCGTATTTAACCTCATTAGCAACCAAAATTCTGAAATTGGCCCATTACTcctaaaattacgaaaatgcccttgcTCACCCAAGATAGCAAAACTCATACTTCTCTTCTACTCTTCTCTCACGTGTCAACCAAGTCAATGAGCAGAATGTTTTATTCTTACTCTCTTGAATTCTCTTTCTCCCTAATTCAGTCCAAGTGCATTTACTTGGTCTCCAAGTACTACAACTTCTTCCTCACTCTACTACCATGGTGAGCTCAAGAATGATGTCAATGGCATCACCATAACCTTATAAATAAAGGAAAATCTGCTCCCCATTTCCACAACAATTCAGTGAAGATTATCTAACAAAAATCCCAAGACCTCTAGCTTTTTCTCTGTTTCGAAATAAACCACCAACGCCACCTCTCGTGGCCACCATAAACACCGCAGCTCCGCCACTGCTGCTACTTACTGCCACCACCGTCGTAACCTCCTCTCACTCACTATACCATGTACGCACGACCTCTAAACTCAAACATCAAGTTCTAATTGTAGCCCTCCGTTGCCGAAACTAAAACCCGAACTAAcaccatttctctctcctctggcgCACCACCACTGTCACCATAACGGCTTTGCTCCGGTGCCGAACCACCACCCCACCTCCAGGTTTTGACCGCCTAATCTCCGACTACCTAAACCCCGCTTCACGCAAAGACCCCACTATGTTTTCTTCCGTCGTGCTCCTCTGCTTCGTGTTTGTTGGTGAGAACCGTGAGACCAAAGTTGGTCTTTCTAACTCGTGGGCTTGTAATCCAAAGTCAAACCCATTAAATATTTAACCCACTCACCAATTCTAGAAAGCTAATTAGGGTAAGATGACTTCCACTTGTTTTTATTCATTTCACTTGATTTATACGCATAAGTTTTCCTACTAATGTTTTCAAAGTACtaatgttttattaaaatgtaatTATATTTTACTAAGAAATATTATTGTCATTATTTTACAAAGGAGATAATTAATTAAggttattttttcatagttactaacGGATAATATATTCCTAAATACAAGAGTACTTGGTCCTCGAAGTTTAGGAAGAACGGTCCATCAAACGGGAAAGATAAAACTatggttgaggtaacatctattgctaactctcacaatccccttatgaactgtgttttatgagattatgaaatatgtttataatatgatttttattggattgtgggatctgaaatgtatttataaagtgtgttttatgcatgatgatattcaaatatgtttatgaatgattttataagaatgtTATTTTATGAGTTatgaataagatacgaaacatgataaataaaagtgtaacaggtcctggcagttagtggggttactatttctaggtcgtgcacgtaccatCGTACAGctggacacccaacaagggagaatgatgcttgagggttaccgcaaactaaaagagaaactatttaggtacgagcgtatgtccaacaagggagagtgctccttgagaactatcgcaaggtgggggACGttccgcaaggctaacttgtcagttaccaagtaaaatgaatgttttatgaaagatattgggaactattaaagtttcaagacataaatgatgttttattgcaatgagattattaaagcattttactatattctattctccctgattgcaaattaaataaaatgaattgaaatgcgtTTACGTTGTTatggtagtatgttactgggcctcggctcacgatattgcttttgttttaggtacgaagaagatcatgggatgccttagagtgcggatgcaaccatcaaattcacgatcgatgtttagtaaagataactatgtctcactagtaataatgtatgtattaattaaactctaagtttaatttaaagtattgagttagattttaatattaatgtttaaCCAATGCTAAGAATATTTATTAAGGTTTATTTAGGTTACTATATAAATATTAAAGAATTAATTGAAGTTAAGTATGTTTACTGTTACTCAATAATATTTAGTAATTTATAGAGGTTACGTCGCCTCGAGGGAGACACGacatgtgacgctccgactaagcTAGGGTTTTCcactgctaattaaagataaataacctaattaatggtgtctAGAAGTTAGGGCTTTACATGGCCCTTCCCTACAGAGTAGTCCATTAGTCTTTCACGCTATGCAATAGTCATGGAGGCCATGAGGGTATCAACCTTCGCCCTCTAAACTTCATGTTACGCCCATTCTTTCACCCCATGAACAAAGTTGAACAACCGGTCCTTCTCATTCATGTTCTTGATGTCCAACATGCAAGCCGAGTATTCCTTCACATAGTCGCGTATGGACCCCTTGTGGCGGATCTCCTATAGCTTCATTCTTGCCACAAACTCGGTGTTCTCGGGGTAGAACTGATCTTTGAGTTCCTTCTTGAACTCTTCATAGGTATCTTTCTTTACTTTCCCTCTTCGATGTCAGCATGCTTTGAGCGCCACCATAGCTTTGCATCATCCAACAAATGCATGGTTGCGGTATCCACCTTTAGATTGTCACTCAGCTTACAAATTCTGATATTCTACTCCATGTCTAAGAGGAAGTTATCAACTTCCTTTGAGTCTCTATCACCGTTGTAGTCTCGAGGATTTGGGGTTTTGATCTTTATCGCACCACCTCCAACCGCATTCTCGAGTCTCTCTATTTCTTTGGCTTGGCCAATCATCATTTCCTCATGTCTGGTCTAGTTCTCTAACTTGCCCTCTAGTCAGGCTAGTCTTTCTTCGATTGATTCCATCTCAGATTTCTTGCTCAAGTCTCTTAATGCCTAGGtttgaaccttggctctgatacatATTGTCATGGTCCAAGTGTTTTGACACCAGATCGTGCGGTACACTCTTGCCTATGGGGCGACAAGGGTGCAAGATTTGTGCGGAAAGTGAATCTCGAGGCTCGGAACACAAGCAGGTGCTTGCTTCAGACTGGCCACTCTTccctattggcgacaagagcgagggtcgagAGTCAATTAGGACACTTGTGTGCGCACAACAGGCACAAGCAGGACCGACGACAAGAATATATCTGTTTTGAGGGAGACTTTGTTGAGTCTGGTAAAGATTAAAAATATGCGACAACATAAAATCTATAAAAGCTAAAAAACAAACAAGTGATTAAGCAAAGacaacttctgatgagaggtattggtcCATATCCCTTATAGAGGTttatttgaattagctaaaaactACCAATGAACACTGGATTGGCAGAAACATAATAATTTtatctaaagcctagaaaactattagaaagctcctagaaagcaatagataagaaaaatacaagtaagGTTGGATTCCGACACCAAGCATTgtaaggatgatgatgatgatgagctaCAATGCTGGATattttttgtttcctttggagtTGAAGGTGTTATTGTCTAAAGTCGAAAAAACCACATCTCGTCTGAATCTTATTGAATTCAAAACCAAATCTAAATTAATGTTCATATCTAAATCTAGACCTGAAGGATCCTAACGTTTAAAATCAAGATTATAATCAAATTATGAGGTAGTTCATCCCtctaaagtaaaaaaaaacctCATCTCTAGTTCTCTATTGGATCTTATTAGATCCAAAACCATATCTAAATATTCATACCTAAATCTAAATCCGAAGTATATTCATTTTTTTCCAGAACCGATAAGTCCACACATTTGGGTTTGCACCTGGTCCACATGTATATTAGGGACACATGGTCAGAATTTTAAACCTTTGGACCTAGCCCAAAAGTAATGCAacgaacttgaatttttgtgaaTTTAATTGTTATTAAAGATAAGACCTTACCGGACTATAACCTTGTATAAGTCAAACCGGGTTAGCAAGCAAGGCCTTTAAAAGTGTGTGTATGGGGAGGGGGGGTGTCAAGCCAATGTTGTACTCCCGCTGTCCCTTATTGTTTTCTCAATTTCACTTTCCATGGGCTCTAAGATGTAACTTATTGCTCATATATCTCCAATTCTTAGCTTAATAATTCTAAAAAgttaattttcaaaaatatacATTGAACCCACCGTTAAAAACTTTTTTTATGCCTTATCAATATAGAAAACCATTCACTTGTACCGACTTCAATGAAGTATATACTACTACAAAACATGAACACATAGAATTATGATATTCATAGAACCCTAAAAATTTatgaaacaatttttttttgaagctTCTAGGCTAGAGGTCAATCTAGATAAGAGTAAAATTTATATGGGAGGAGTTACTAGTGAAGTTCAGGAGCAAATTCTTAACTCTTTGGGGATTCCTGTTGGTGATTTCCCTTTTAGATATCTGGGAGTGCCATTGACTACAAAGAAATTTTCTTATGTTCAGTGTAAACCTCTAGTGGAGAGGGTGCTTGCTAGAGCCAAAACTTGGACCTCAAGATTCCTATCTTATGCTGGTAGGTTGCAGCTAGTGAAGACTATCCTTCTTAGCTTGCAGTGTTATTGGTGCCAGTTGTTTGTTTTGCCTAAAAGGGTGATCAAAGAAATTCAGAGCTACTGCAGGATCTTTCTTTGGACTGGTGATATTTCACCCTCTAAGAAAGCTCTTGTCTCTTGGCACAATTTGTGTCTCCCTAGATGTACAGGTGGGTGGAATATAAAAAATTTGGAGATCTGGAACAAAGCAGCAGTGTGCAAATTGATGTGGGCTATCACCAATAAAAAAGACAAGTTATGGGTTAGATGGGTGGATAGCTATTATATGAAAGGAAGTGATGTTGCTGGTTTTCATTATCCAAGTACCATGTCTTGGTCACTTAAGAAAATCTTTGGCTGTTTGCATCTTGTTGATTCAGTTGGAGGTTGGCAGTCAGTTGTCAAgaatggagtcttttcaattaAGTTCATGTAGCAGAACTTGCGTGAAGTTCAAAACAAGGTCCCCTGGAGAAGAATTGTCTGCAATAACAAAGCTACTCCTAAGAGTCTATTTGTTATGTGGTTGGCCCTGTGGAATAGAATGCCCACTCTAGACAGATTGTTGGAGTGGAAGGTTGTCAATGCTAATTCATCTCTGTTGTGTGGTTCATCTGAGGAAACTGTGGACCATCTGTTCTTCAAGTGTACTACCTCTAATCAAGTGTGGCAGAAAGTCttgcaatttcttcattttAGCAGGCCTGCTGCTAGGTTTGCAGATGAACTTCAGTGGATGATCAAAAGTAGCAAAAGAGGTAGTGGAAGACATAAATTGTTGCTCATGTTCTTTTCTGAATGCATCTACTCTATGTGGTTGAATAGGAATGATAAACTATATAACAACCATTGTAAAGGTGTTGATGTTTTGTTTAAAGAAACTTTGTTTAGAGTTGTTGATAGAGCTCCTGCTGATCTCAGTGATTTTCTAAATGAGTTAAGTTGTACCTAGGGGTCTCTGTatagcttttggttttctttGGCTTTGTTGGCTTTGAGGTCAGTTTGTAAAGGCTGTGCCTAATTCTCTTCATTTGGTAATAAAATcactttatttgccaaaaaaaaaattgaattggcCACATTGTCGAACTCTCTATCAACGATAGATGAACGGACGATGAAAAGGGAAATCAGCCGAGGAGACATCAAGGTTAGCGTATTGCATACTACGAAGTACTTTGTAGAGGAAATTGTTTTAACCCCAATCATGCTTTCCCCAAACCTCGAACACCGCCTTCTCCAAAACCAAAAACTCTCTTTCGAGTGAATGAATCGATGTATTGGACTCCCTCTCCAACGAAAAAaccataatttaggagcatggATCTTTAGATGATGTTGACGTCTAAAACAGTTCAAGGACATAGATTAAACAATTTATTGTTTGTAAtctaaatataaaatttatatgaaatctaAAATATAGTTGTAAAAAATAATCATCAAAATAGAGGTGAGATATCCTCTTAATTAAGTTAATGATAGATAATTTTGTTATTGCCCTATTcgttgtcttatttattaaaaaaattagttaaACAAAAACTTGTACATAGACAAAATTATATTCATCCTCATTCATCATCTGTGTCAAgaataaatttattttcatcCACCATTCCCTTCGATAGTCATATCTACTTAATAATCGTCTCATCTGCCTCATTTTCCAACCACTTAACACATTACcccaccatttactttatttagCTAGAGATGATTTTGAGGCGGTGGGCGACCTTTACACCGTACCCGCCTAAAAATTTTCATCCTCATCCCCGCCACCAATGATAAGAACGATACACGCCCCTCCCAATCCCTGTCTTGAGGGGTCAAAAACAAAATTCGTCCCTGCTCCACCACTCACCCGTGTATCCACCCACCCCTAGACTCATCAATTTCTTCgataagagagttttgaattaaATCTTTTTTCTAGAGTATTCGAGAATTCAGTTATCTGATTagagtaattgagtaaataaacaaaacgttATACTACATAATATGTAGGATAGTATTCTATTCGTCCAGTTTTAATCGTCACATTATGTTTTCACGGAGTTTTATACGATAAGTAGAATTTTTCTTAtctattatttaaacataaaagtaTTTTAATTGAATGGGAGAATAAGTGGGACCTTAATTTTTGACAGTGAGAAGAGAGATGTAATATATTAGTGAGTCCATGCCATAAAAGAAGTATGAAAATTTAATTGGACGctcgaaaaaagaaagtgtgacGATTAAATTGGAATAAAAGGAGGCATaaaaaaatgttgatatatTTATAATGAATTAGATGAAGGATAATCAAGGAAGGCAGGTccaatttaaattcatcatTGCTTGATCATCATCCACGGAGAATACAATTTTTAACCCCATCGCCCACCAAACTTTCCTCCATCCCCGCCCAACCATGAGACGAATCCGGGGGGGGGATCGATCTCTCAAAAACCCGCCCGCTAACAATCAATCTAACATCCCTATATTCGATAGATAATTTACTATTTTCCATCTAACTtttgaatatattgacataagtttattatgtggtattaaaattaattatgttgataaaattatttttaaaaagtgacatacataattaggattTAGTGAGTGTTTTGAAATCCAATAAATTTGAACTTGCTTCATCACCAAGGTGGGTACATGATATCCTTAAACTAGAGCTGATCAACATGGGTCTGGCCCGCAGGCCCGGCCCGACCTGACCCGAAATTATTGGGTTTTGGACAGTAGATTTTGTCTCGATTTTCGGGCCCGGCCCGCCCTGGCCTGAACTTTTTAAACATTTTGCGAGCTTTGGGCAACGTAAAACAACAATTTTTGTTATAAATTTGGTCCGGCCCGAAATTGGCCCGAATAGCCCCCTATTTTTTgcccgaaatagcgggttttgggcacaAAAATTGGCCCGATGCTTTTGCCCGGCCAGGCTCGACATAATAGGCAGATTTTTATGCCCCCGGCCCTTCCCGCATTTTGATTAGGTCTGCCTTAAACCCGCTCGTCAACACCAAACATTTATTTGTTAGTCAATATTAGTAAATCATCTATGGCTATTTTCGTCGTCAGTCTAAACCTAAAACCAAACTCGCTCGATCATAAAGTGTGATGCACGGTTTACATATCAAAATGTTAAATTTGCACGAAATTTTGGGATATTGCAATCCTTTACATTAACATATTCAAAATATTTATGTTGCTTCAAACATattaatatataatatttttattataatatgtTGGTTTTGTCCTTCCTTAATTTGTGGGATATGGAAAGTCGTAATGTGGCAAGTTTTAGGAGTTGAGGGGTATTTGGAACATGTCAAGATCAATGCATTTAATGGTGTTAACTTCACCCATTTATGTATGATGCTTGGTTTTTCTTCTAGCCAAATGATCTCCCGTGAACTAAAGCTAGGATGCCAAAGATCACTAATTAATTAGTGGTTTTATGAATATGTAGCTCTTAAGTGACCCCATTGTTCTCCTATGTATTGAAACTTTGGAAGGCTTTGTTAGATAGAACAGGAAAGCAAGTTCCTCCAAGTGAGGGGAAAATAGAGTGAGCAATTGTTGAGTGAGAATTGTAATTCATTATATCCCTATTAGTACATATAGTAAAAGGCAAGTTTTCACTAGACTTCTATCCCGCGGTTTTTCCCTTTTCAgagggttttccgcgtcaccaaAATCTTCGTGtttgatctcatatttatttTCTTGATAATTTCCCTTTTCTCATTTTAATCACACAAAGAGGGAGAAGAGTATTATGCGT
This Spinacia oleracea cultivar Varoflay chromosome 6, BTI_SOV_V1, whole genome shotgun sequence DNA region includes the following protein-coding sequences:
- the LOC110793643 gene encoding uncharacterized protein; the encoded protein is MPTLDRLLEWKVVNANSSLLCGSSEETVDHLFFKCTTSNQVWQKVLQFLHFSRPAARFADELQWMIKSSKRGSGRHKLLLMFFSECIYSMWLNRNDKLYNNHCKGVDVLFKETLFRVVDRAPADLSDFLNELSCT